The following nucleotide sequence is from Candidatus Binatia bacterium.
ACTTGGAGCGGCCTCGGACGTGTAGTCCTGCACGAGCGGGTGGAACCTGCGCAAGCTTTGCAGCTCCTCGAGCAGGAGCGGTGCACAATCATGGCCGGATGGCACCAGGCCGGTCCCCTGTTGGAACATCCGGATTTCCCAAACCGCAAGCTCGCGTTGCGCAAAGGCTCGGCGCACCCACTAGCCGACCGCTTGCTCGTACAACCGCACTTTGCCGTGGGCATGTACGGCCTCAGTGAAACCGCTACCTGCGTGGCCTGCGCGCGGTGGACTGATCCCCGCGAGGTGCGGATGAACACCTGTGGAAACCCACTTCCCGGTACGGAAATCCGCATCGTAAGCGCCGAGGACGGGCGGGTGCTTCCGTCAGGAGCGACGGGCGAAATCTGTGTGCGCGGTAGCACTCTCATGGAGGGCTATTACAAGGTACCCTATCACCAGACCTTTGACTCCGAGGGCTTCTTTCACACCGGCGATTTGGGCTTTGTCGACGACGACGGTCGGTTGCACTTTGTCGGCAGGCTCAAAGACGTGATCAAAACTGCAGGCGTCAACGTCGCGGCGCAGGAGGTCGAGGAGGCACTCGCGCAACATCCGGCAGTGCAGTCAGCCGCGGTCGTCGGTGTGCCTCATGAGGTCAGAGGCGAAAACGTCGCCGCCTTCGTGGTTCTTCGGCCGAGTATGACGGTTACAACCGAGGACATCGTTGCTTTTTGTCGCGATCGGCTAGCCAGCTACAAGGTGCCTCGTCACATCTTTTTTGTGAGCGCCACTGAGATTCCTCGCACTGCGACCGGGAAGATCGAAAAAGCCGCTCTGCGCGAAGAGGCTCGAAGAAGGGTCCAAGCCGATCCTGCCGCGCTCAGCAATCGACGCTGAGCTGGGGGCGTTCAACTAGAGCTGGGATTAGAGCCCGAACTCGCGTAACCGCCGTGGGTCTTTCGTCCAGTCTTCCTGCACCCGTACAAACAACTGCAGGTAGACCTTTTTCCCGAGCATTTGTTCGATTTGCTCGCGAGCTGACTGCCCGATCGACTTGATGCGGGAGCCGCCCTTGCCTATCACGATTGGCTTTTGCGACTCCCGCTCGACGTGGATCGTTGCGTGAATGACCACTACGTTCTTTTTTTCCTCGAAGCTTTCCACGGTCACGGCAACGGCGTACGGCACCTCTTGTCGGGTTTGCAACAACACTTGCTCGCGAATGACCTCCTGAACCAAAGCCCGCTCGGTCTGATCAGTGAACGTTTCAGGGTCATACAGTCGTGGGCCGGGCGGGAGTTTACCGACCACCACGCGCAAAAGTTCGGCGATATTTCCACCCTCCGCCGCGCTAATCGGGATAACGTCAACGCCTGGAAGCAGCTGATCGAGTTCCGCCAAAATGGGAATCATTGCATTAGGTTTGATGCAGTCGATTTTGTTCAAGGCCACGGCAAGACAATCTCGAAAGCGCTGCAAACGCGCCGCGATTTGGCGGTCCTCGTTCGTAACTCCTTCCGTCGCATCCACTAGCCATAGGATAACGTCAGCCTCTCCCATGGCTTCTTCTGCCACTTGCATCATGCGGCGGTTGATCAGCGTTTTCGCTTCATGAAGCCCCGGCGTGTCGACAAGCACAATTTGCGCTTCCGGAAGGGTTAAAATGCCCCGAATCCGCGAGCGAGTGGTTTGTGGCTTTGGGGTTACGATGGCAACCTTTTGCCCCAACAAACGATTGAGGAGCGTCGACTTGCCCACGTTGGGGCGCCCGACCAACACAACAAAGCCGGACCGGTGAGTCGTGTCGCTTTCTGCCACGCCCGCTTGCTAGCACCATGGTGTTCGCACGCAATGAGCGATGAGGCCATCTCTAGGCCCGACTCGCTCCTTGCGCCCGCGTGCGGGGCTCGGCATCCTGCCCACGCGGATAAACCACCCGGCCCGCGGGCCCGCTAGGATGGCGCAGAGAGCGCGGAGCTATCTTGACATGCACGAGACAGAAAAGGGAAAAGGCCCGAGAGGAAGCGGCACGCTCGAAGTCAGCGGGAGGTGAGATCGATGG
It contains:
- a CDS encoding acyl--CoA ligase; the encoded protein is MRARTLSAFVREAAAQFGAREMLAFAPESAVTARYSGTELEEQILATARWLARLGVRKGTHVGLLWTNRPEWVFYAFGAWTLGAVVVPLSTLWKSHEIAFALRHADVEVLLSMTAFRGRDFVDELSALIPEITARSGTTPLFNLDFPNLRCVRFFAAQDTPKAPTGDGRDPVDLEYVEALAETGEPSDRAVIFFTSGTTAQPKAVVHCHEALLVSGRRIAEAVGISEEDSWWGHMPLFWTGGFVLGLLATWSGLGRVVLHERVEPAQALQLLEQERCTIMAGWHQAGPLLEHPDFPNRKLALRKGSAHPLADRLLVQPHFAVGMYGLSETATCVACARWTDPREVRMNTCGNPLPGTEIRIVSAEDGRVLPSGATGEICVRGSTLMEGYYKVPYHQTFDSEGFFHTGDLGFVDDDGRLHFVGRLKDVIKTAGVNVAAQEVEEALAQHPAVQSAAVVGVPHEVRGENVAAFVVLRPSMTVTTEDIVAFCRDRLASYKVPRHIFFVSATEIPRTATGKIEKAALREEARRRVQADPAALSNRR
- the era gene encoding GTPase Era; translation: MAESDTTHRSGFVVLVGRPNVGKSTLLNRLLGQKVAIVTPKPQTTRSRIRGILTLPEAQIVLVDTPGLHEAKTLINRRMMQVAEEAMGEADVILWLVDATEGVTNEDRQIAARLQRFRDCLAVALNKIDCIKPNAMIPILAELDQLLPGVDVIPISAAEGGNIAELLRVVVGKLPPGPRLYDPETFTDQTERALVQEVIREQVLLQTRQEVPYAVAVTVESFEEKKNVVVIHATIHVERESQKPIVIGKGGSRIKSIGQSAREQIEQMLGKKVYLQLFVRVQEDWTKDPRRLREFGL